ACCCTGAAAGTCTTTTATTCTCCTCTCCCTTTCTTTTTCCTGTCCCATGCTGGTCCAAGTATCCGTATAGATTACATTTGCTTTGTTTGCTGCTTCTTTTGGGTCTTGATACAGGTGTATTATGTCTTCGTCTCCTGCTATCTGTTTAGCGTCTGCAAGAAAATCAGGCGTAAGTTCATATCCCAGGGGCGAGGCTATGTGAAACTGAAGTCTGAATTTTGCGCAAATTTGCGCCAGTGACCGTGCCACGTTATTCCCGTCACCAATGAAGGAAATTTTTAAATTCGTGTCGGTACCGAGAGATTCCCGGATAGTATATAAATCGCTGAGGGCCTGGCAGGGATGAAGATAGTCAGAAAGGGCGTTGATAACTGGTATGGTGGCATGCCCGGCAAGCTCTTGCACCGTATCATGTCCGAACGTGCGAATAGCAATACCATCAACATACCGTGACAATACTTTTGCCACATCCTTTATTGCTTCCCTTTTCCCGATGGTAAAGTCCTGTTGGTTTAAATAGATGGCATAACCTCCCAATTGAACCATCGCTACCTCAAAGGAAACGCGTGTTCGCATGGAACTTTTTTCAAAAATCATTCCCAGGGTTTTCCCTTTTAAAGATGGTTCATTCAGTCCATTGCGGAATTCTTCCTTTAATTTTCTCGTGACCTGAAATATCTTTTCTATATCACTTTGAAAAATATCCGCGATTGAAATAAAATCTTTGGATTTCATAGGAGTTTTTTTCGTAAGAGAAGGTTTACAGGACTGTTTTCAAGATTGCCAGTCCTTTGTCAATGTGCTCTTTTCTGACATTGAGAGGCGGCATAAACCGAATAACACTGTCATGCGTGCAGTTTAGGAATAGTCCTGCCTGGATACAGTTTTTGATGATTTCAGCGCCATTTACGTTGAGTTCAATGCCAATCATGAGCCCTCTTCCCCGAACTTCATTGATAATCGTATGGCTTTTTTGCAAGGACTCTAATTGTTCCATAGAATATGTGCCCATTTCCTTTACGTTATCGAGTAGATTTTCTTTTTCTATGGTTTCAAATACTGCTATTCCTGCCGCAC
The DNA window shown above is from Candidatus Brocadiaceae bacterium and carries:
- the argF gene encoding ornithine carbamoyltransferase, coding for MKSKDFISIADIFQSDIEKIFQVTRKLKEEFRNGLNEPSLKGKTLGMIFEKSSMRTRVSFEVAMVQLGGYAIYLNQQDFTIGKREAIKDVAKVLSRYVDGIAIRTFGHDTVQELAGHATIPVINALSDYLHPCQALSDLYTIRESLGTDTNLKISFIGDGNNVARSLAQICAKFRLQFHIASPLGYELTPDFLADAKQIAGDEDIIHLYQDPKEAANKANVIYTDTWTSMGQEKERERRIKDFQGFQINKELLKLSATNVKVMHCLPAHRGEEITDEVIDGPHSLVYDQAENRLHVEKALLKLLLCKDDNENR